One part of the Arachidicoccus terrestris genome encodes these proteins:
- a CDS encoding glycoside hydrolase family 2 TIM barrel-domain containing protein, translating into MKKSLQMLSGIGLLLATAITSQAQSTRVSFDNDWQIQLDTANVYDPVKLAGQPWKTVQLPHDWSIEQPFDPYSPSGNGGAALRGGTAMYKKEFTVPASDKGKHLFIDFDGVYMNSTVWINGHELGTRPNGYISFQYELTPYLKFGAKNEIKVLVHNHQPNSRWYSGSGIYRNVWLEKKGNVYVDQYGTYITTPQVSARQATLNVQVKVKNTLNRTVPVEVKTVIFDDEKRVVKILTDQFSLKADQMLERSKETAIAAPKLWNLAFPHLYKAVTEIYLKGRKEDTYTTTFGIRSFHFDREKGFYLNGKSVKIIGVCMHHDLGALGTAVNYRAMERQLQILKDMGINGIRTSHNPPAPEWLELCDKMGFIVMDEAFDMWKWKKNVYDYHLYWDQWHHKDLVDQVLRDRNHPSVFMWSIGNEIPEQGGGDKDTLGRAITRELTAIVDSLDHHPTTSAMNDPRHDNNIAGTGALGLIGVNYHHQGWAKLPEEFPGQKFILTETVSSLQSRGEYLMPSDSIRRWSGFSKEKNGGTPEYTCSAYDNSSAPWGSTHEETLKPLLKYPYLSGMYIWTGFDYLGEPTPYPFPARSSYFGIVDLAGFPKDVYYLYQSLFTDKDVLHIFPHWNWQPGQKIDIWAYYNHADEVELLLNGKSLGTRKKTGDALHVQWDSIAYVPGTLKAISRKNGKVVKVTEVHTAGAAYKLIATADRSRIDADGHDLSFVKIQVVDQKGNLVPDADHLLHFTLNGDGEIAALDNGNETDLTPFSDKEARKAYNGLALAIVKAHTHKSKLTLTVTGEGLQPATVEIDVQ; encoded by the coding sequence ATGAAAAAAAGTCTACAGATGCTATCCGGCATCGGCCTTCTGCTGGCAACTGCCATCACGTCCCAGGCTCAAAGTACACGTGTCTCTTTTGACAATGATTGGCAGATTCAGCTGGATACAGCGAATGTCTATGATCCGGTTAAACTTGCCGGACAACCCTGGAAGACGGTACAGTTACCTCATGACTGGAGCATCGAACAACCCTTTGACCCGTATAGCCCCAGCGGAAACGGCGGTGCGGCGCTAAGAGGAGGTACCGCTATGTATAAGAAAGAATTTACTGTGCCTGCTTCAGATAAAGGGAAACATCTTTTTATTGATTTTGATGGCGTCTATATGAATAGCACCGTTTGGATCAATGGCCATGAGCTGGGTACGCGCCCCAACGGCTATATATCATTTCAGTATGAGCTCACACCCTATCTGAAATTTGGGGCCAAAAATGAAATAAAGGTGTTGGTCCATAACCACCAGCCCAACTCCCGGTGGTACAGCGGGAGTGGCATATACCGGAATGTGTGGCTGGAGAAAAAGGGTAATGTCTATGTAGATCAATACGGGACCTATATTACGACACCACAGGTCTCTGCAAGGCAGGCCACGCTGAATGTACAGGTCAAAGTGAAGAATACTTTGAATAGAACCGTTCCGGTGGAAGTCAAGACTGTGATATTCGATGATGAGAAAAGAGTGGTGAAAATACTGACAGATCAGTTTTCGCTAAAGGCGGATCAGATGCTGGAGAGGAGCAAAGAGACGGCCATCGCTGCTCCAAAATTATGGAACCTGGCATTTCCGCATCTCTATAAAGCGGTGACCGAGATATATCTGAAGGGCAGGAAGGAAGATACTTATACTACTACTTTTGGTATCAGAAGTTTCCATTTTGACAGGGAGAAAGGTTTTTATCTGAATGGCAAATCTGTTAAGATCATAGGTGTTTGCATGCACCATGATCTGGGTGCTTTGGGAACCGCGGTGAATTACCGCGCCATGGAGCGACAGTTGCAGATTCTGAAAGATATGGGGATAAACGGGATCAGGACCTCTCATAATCCGCCTGCTCCGGAATGGCTGGAACTTTGTGATAAGATGGGATTCATTGTGATGGATGAGGCCTTTGACATGTGGAAGTGGAAAAAGAATGTCTATGACTACCATTTATATTGGGATCAATGGCATCACAAAGATCTGGTAGATCAGGTACTCCGGGACCGTAATCATCCCAGCGTTTTTATGTGGAGCATCGGTAATGAAATTCCCGAACAGGGAGGAGGAGACAAAGACACTTTGGGCCGGGCCATTACCAGGGAACTGACGGCTATTGTGGACAGCCTGGATCATCACCCCACGACCTCGGCGATGAATGATCCTCGCCATGATAATAATATAGCGGGTACGGGCGCTTTAGGGCTGATTGGGGTTAACTACCATCATCAGGGCTGGGCTAAATTGCCTGAGGAGTTCCCCGGACAGAAATTTATTCTAACGGAAACCGTGTCTTCCCTGCAATCCAGGGGAGAGTATCTGATGCCCTCTGATTCTATCAGGCGTTGGTCCGGCTTTAGCAAAGAAAAAAATGGTGGAACACCTGAGTATACTTGCTCCGCCTATGATAACAGCTCGGCGCCCTGGGGCTCGACTCATGAAGAAACTTTGAAACCCTTGCTTAAATATCCTTATTTAAGCGGCATGTATATCTGGACAGGATTTGACTATCTGGGAGAACCAACACCTTATCCTTTCCCGGCCAGAAGCTCCTATTTTGGAATCGTGGATCTGGCCGGATTCCCGAAAGATGTTTACTATCTGTACCAGAGTCTTTTTACGGATAAAGATGTATTACATATCTTCCCACACTGGAACTGGCAACCGGGGCAGAAGATTGATATCTGGGCGTACTATAATCATGCTGATGAAGTTGAATTATTGCTCAATGGAAAATCCCTGGGTACTCGTAAAAAGACGGGAGATGCGCTACATGTTCAGTGGGATAGCATTGCCTATGTGCCCGGTACATTAAAGGCGATTTCCAGAAAGAACGGTAAGGTTGTAAAAGTAACAGAGGTCCATACTGCGGGTGCCGCGTATAAGCTGATCGCAACTGCGGACCGGTCCCGTATCGATGCAGATGGTCATGACCTGTCTTTTGTAAAAATACAGGTCGTCGATCAGAAGGGTAATCTGGTGCCCGATGCGGATCATCTGCTGCATTTCACCTTAAACGGTGACGGTGAGATTGCCGCTTTGGATAATGGCAATGAAACCGATCTGACACCCTTCTCCGATAAAGAAGCCCGTAAAGCCTATAACGGCCTTGCCCTTGCTATCGTTAAGGCACATACCCATAAAAGCAAATTAACACTTACGGTTACTGGGGAAGGGTTACAGCCGGCTACCGTTGAAATAGATGTACAATAA
- a CDS encoding ATP-grasp domain-containing protein, translating into MNDTKKIGILFGQENSFPQAFIQRINDIGQGAYQAEAVLIDKVFQGMPTTYHVIVDRISHDVPFYRAFVKNAALQGTAVINNPFWWSADEKFFNNCLAEKIDIALPRTAILPSFELPEDTTKESFRNLAYPLDWDSIFGYVGFPAYMKPFAGGGWKSVYRVENTDHFFEVHKDTSRLVMLLQEEILFEEYYRCYCVGGKYVKTMGYDPRNPAHLRYQADFDPSPELLRRMENDVLKINQYLGYDFNTVEFAVRDGIPYAIDFCNPAPDADKNSVGEENFEWVVAHMARFAIEKAEDFKEGIDNLTWGKYLRRVISKEPLIS; encoded by the coding sequence ATGAATGACACAAAAAAAATCGGTATCCTCTTTGGTCAGGAGAATAGCTTTCCCCAGGCCTTTATTCAGCGGATCAATGATATCGGACAAGGAGCCTATCAGGCGGAAGCGGTACTGATCGACAAAGTATTCCAGGGAATGCCCACAACCTATCATGTTATTGTGGACCGGATCTCTCATGATGTCCCCTTCTACCGGGCATTTGTCAAGAATGCAGCCTTACAGGGAACTGCAGTGATCAATAATCCGTTCTGGTGGAGCGCTGACGAGAAGTTCTTTAATAACTGTCTGGCAGAGAAAATTGACATTGCCCTGCCCAGAACGGCCATACTTCCCTCCTTTGAGTTGCCGGAGGATACCACAAAAGAATCTTTCCGGAATCTGGCCTACCCGCTGGATTGGGACAGTATATTCGGTTATGTAGGCTTTCCGGCCTATATGAAGCCCTTTGCCGGTGGCGGCTGGAAGTCCGTCTATCGTGTAGAAAATACGGATCACTTTTTTGAAGTACATAAAGATACCAGCCGGCTGGTCATGCTTCTACAGGAAGAGATCTTATTTGAAGAGTATTATCGTTGCTACTGCGTTGGCGGCAAGTATGTAAAGACCATGGGCTACGATCCTAGAAATCCGGCCCACTTGCGCTATCAGGCGGATTTTGACCCCAGCCCGGAATTACTGCGGCGAATGGAAAACGATGTCCTCAAGATCAATCAGTATTTAGGCTATGATTTTAATACTGTAGAATTTGCAGTAAGGGACGGCATACCCTATGCGATTGACTTCTGTAACCCCGCACCAGACGCCGATAAAAACTCAGTAGGGGAAGAAAATTTTGAATGGGTCGTCGCGCACATGGCACGCTTTGCCATTGAAAAAGCCGAAGACTTTAAAGAGGGTATAGATAATCTCACCTGGGGTAAGTACCTTCGTCGGGTTATCAGCAAAGAACCTTTGATATCTTAA
- a CDS encoding esterase family protein, with amino-acid sequence MAHQKQARQKNKNVKEAYHKWYSPNLQEEAELLVFGYAGRPVILFATSMGRYYEAKDRGLIGSVQWFIDNGDITVYCPGNIDHRSWYDKDLHPADRAIEQQKYDQFILEEVYSRATAETGRKQVITAGCSFGGYHAANFGFRHPDITDTVISMSGIFDIASHTDGFENDTIYYNNPMAFLRDDNRPELWAQRVILGTTWSDICLEQNQRMAGILENKKMLHWLDIRGDQPHDWPVWKQMFPHYISITL; translated from the coding sequence TTGGCGCATCAAAAACAAGCCCGTCAGAAAAACAAAAACGTGAAAGAAGCCTATCATAAATGGTACTCTCCCAACTTGCAGGAGGAGGCTGAACTGCTTGTATTTGGCTACGCAGGGCGGCCTGTGATATTATTTGCCACTTCCATGGGCAGGTATTATGAGGCCAAGGACCGGGGTCTGATCGGAAGCGTTCAGTGGTTTATCGATAATGGCGACATAACTGTGTATTGTCCTGGTAATATCGATCACCGATCATGGTATGACAAGGACCTTCACCCGGCAGACAGAGCAATAGAACAACAAAAATACGATCAATTTATCCTGGAGGAAGTCTACAGCAGAGCAACAGCAGAGACAGGCAGAAAACAGGTGATCACCGCAGGATGCAGCTTTGGTGGTTATCATGCTGCCAACTTCGGGTTCAGGCATCCTGATATCACCGACACCGTGATCAGCATGAGCGGTATTTTCGACATCGCCAGTCATACCGATGGATTTGAAAATGACACGATCTATTATAATAATCCCATGGCCTTCTTAAGGGATGACAACCGGCCCGAATTATGGGCACAGCGGGTGATTCTGGGAACCACCTGGTCAGATATCTGTCTGGAACAAAACCAGCGAATGGCCGGTATATTAGAAAACAAAAAAATGCTTCACTGGCTGGATATCCGGGGTGATCAACCACATGACTGGCCTGTTTGGAAGCAGATGTTTCCCCATTATATATCCATAACACTTTAA
- a CDS encoding type 1 glutamine amidotransferase, giving the protein MLMQATQTTKINIAVLDLNNGVPNQGLRCILNILQQYQNEHQLPFDITVFDVRQKDEVPDSSFDIYISSGGPGSPFDEEGWQWEHKYFDLINQLYYFNTQAAEEQKKHVFFICHSFQLACRFFKIGKVCKRKSTSFGVFPMHKIWGGLHEPLFELLPEPFYAVDSRDYQVIQPDFNQLNSMGATVLALEKERPHIPLERAIMAVRFSPEMIGTQFHPEADAISMRDHLLKDINKARVIEEHGEAKYWDMLDKLDDPDKILLTQKIILPAFLDQALEKKTVASTV; this is encoded by the coding sequence ATGTTAATGCAGGCAACTCAGACCACTAAAATCAATATTGCAGTGCTGGATTTAAATAACGGCGTCCCCAACCAGGGACTTCGCTGTATATTAAATATCCTGCAGCAATACCAGAATGAACATCAGCTACCCTTTGATATAACGGTATTTGATGTTCGTCAAAAAGATGAGGTGCCAGATAGCTCCTTTGATATTTACATCTCCAGTGGCGGTCCGGGATCTCCTTTTGACGAAGAAGGCTGGCAGTGGGAGCATAAATACTTTGACCTGATCAACCAGCTCTATTATTTTAATACCCAGGCGGCAGAGGAGCAGAAAAAACATGTCTTTTTTATTTGCCATTCATTCCAGCTGGCCTGTCGCTTCTTCAAGATTGGCAAAGTCTGCAAAAGGAAATCCACCTCTTTCGGCGTCTTTCCGATGCACAAAATCTGGGGTGGTTTACATGAGCCCCTCTTCGAGCTGTTACCCGAACCTTTTTACGCGGTTGACAGTAGAGACTATCAGGTAATACAACCCGATTTTAACCAGTTAAACTCCATGGGCGCTACAGTGCTCGCCCTAGAAAAGGAAAGACCGCATATACCTCTGGAAAGAGCCATCATGGCCGTGCGTTTCTCTCCTGAAATGATCGGCACCCAATTCCATCCGGAAGCCGATGCCATCAGTATGCGGGATCATTTACTGAAAGACATCAATAAAGCCCGTGTTATTGAAGAACACGGAGAAGCAAAATACTGGGACATGCTGGATAAACTCGACGATCCGGATAAAATCCTGCTGACGCAAAAAATAATATTACCCGCATTTTTGGACCAGGCACTGGAAAAGAAGACTGTAGCCAGTACGGTCTAA
- a CDS encoding GNAT family N-acetyltransferase: MIIPSIQLHPSRQEDLNRFFVFQLDDAAGKMAAFMPKDHTDKAAYMEKYTKLLIDPTINMQTIFIDDNIIGSISKFEMEGHAEITYWIDRKYWGKGIATRALERFLALEKIRPIYGRTAFDNIGSQKVLQHNGFKQIGSDTGYANARQAEIQEFIYRLD, from the coding sequence ATGATAATCCCTTCTATACAATTACACCCTTCCAGGCAGGAAGACCTGAACCGCTTTTTTGTTTTCCAGTTAGATGACGCGGCCGGCAAAATGGCGGCATTTATGCCCAAAGACCATACGGATAAGGCTGCTTATATGGAAAAGTATACAAAATTATTGATTGACCCAACCATTAATATGCAGACGATCTTTATTGACGACAATATTATTGGCAGCATCTCCAAATTTGAAATGGAAGGCCATGCAGAAATCACTTACTGGATCGATAGAAAATATTGGGGCAAAGGTATCGCGACCCGGGCACTCGAACGGTTTTTGGCGCTTGAAAAAATACGCCCCATCTATGGCAGAACCGCTTTTGACAATATCGGTTCACAGAAAGTATTACAGCATAACGGCTTCAAACAGATAGGGAGTGACACGGGATATGCCAATGCCCGGCAAGCTGAAATACAGGAATTCATATATCGGTTGGATTAG
- a CDS encoding YccF domain-containing protein: MNLIGNIIWLIFGGLIVALEYMIGGIILCLTVIGIPFGIQNFKIGMATLAPFGLKIVDRAAQKGQAPGCLTTALNILWIFCGGIWIALTHLVFGLVLCITIIGIPFGKQHFKLMGLCLMPFGKALV; encoded by the coding sequence ATGAATTTAATAGGAAATATTATCTGGCTGATCTTCGGCGGTCTGATCGTTGCGTTGGAGTATATGATCGGTGGAATTATTCTATGCCTGACTGTGATCGGGATCCCTTTTGGTATCCAGAATTTTAAAATCGGTATGGCGACACTCGCCCCATTTGGTCTGAAGATTGTAGACCGGGCTGCACAAAAAGGCCAGGCCCCCGGTTGTCTGACCACTGCCCTGAATATTCTCTGGATTTTCTGTGGAGGTATCTGGATCGCGTTAACGCATCTGGTTTTTGGGTTGGTCCTGTGTATAACAATTATTGGCATACCCTTTGGTAAACAGCATTTTAAGTTAATGGGACTATGTCTGATGCCTTTTGGAAAGGCGCTTGTCTAG
- a CDS encoding OmpH family outer membrane protein, translated as MKKFFIVSNIVLIVAVIILFFLHFGKKSKAAGDRPASHRDSARGAQQAQRIAYFEMDSIDDSYKYMKDAKEALIKKNKQVEDQINDLQKEVNAKIQEANQKGPSMSQAEQISYSKEIDELSRKNRDKIQRLGQSLSMERDVQLQKVRNKIQQYLKQFAQEKGYSYIVGTNENDNFYYKDSTLDITGELLSALNTEYDKENSDEKGK; from the coding sequence ATGAAGAAATTTTTTATTGTATCTAACATTGTCCTGATCGTTGCCGTCATTATTTTGTTTTTCCTGCACTTTGGCAAAAAGTCGAAGGCGGCCGGCGACCGTCCTGCCTCTCATAGAGATTCCGCAAGGGGCGCACAACAGGCACAACGCATCGCTTATTTCGAAATGGATTCTATTGATGACAGTTACAAGTATATGAAAGATGCCAAAGAGGCATTGATCAAAAAGAACAAGCAAGTAGAAGATCAGATCAACGACCTGCAAAAAGAAGTGAATGCCAAAATCCAGGAAGCGAATCAAAAAGGCCCATCTATGTCTCAGGCGGAGCAAATATCTTACTCTAAAGAAATAGATGAGCTTTCCAGAAAAAACAGAGATAAGATCCAACGGCTGGGACAATCCCTAAGTATGGAAAGAGACGTCCAACTACAAAAGGTCAGAAATAAGATTCAGCAATACCTGAAGCAATTTGCCCAGGAAAAAGGTTATAGTTATATTGTAGGTACCAATGAAAATGATAATTTTTACTATAAGGATTCTACCCTGGATATCACAGGGGAATTGCTGTCTGCCTTAAATACCGAGTACGACAAAGAAAATAGTGACGAAAAAGGAAAGTAG
- a CDS encoding carboxylate-amine ligase has translation MNLAQFTIGIEEEYMIIDPQTFELKSHQNRIVEKTELALEGKVKAEMHQAVVEVGTSICKNVEEARQDIRQLRTTIAGIAASEQLLAGASGTHPFSLWHKQSITENPRYHEIVNEMQDAARSNLIFGMHVHIGIESREMAIHIANSVRYFLPHIYALSTNSPFWEGRNTGFKSYRSKVFDKFPRTGIPDFFESIEEYDNYIKVLVKTNCIDNAKKIWWDLRVHPVYNTIEFRVCDVALTTDECISLAALFQAVCAKLYKLRTQNMNYMIYKRFLINENKWRASRYGLDGLLIDFGKEVEVPVRLLIGELLEFIDDVVDELGSRKAIADVEKILREGTGADKQLNIFQQTGRLEDVVKFVTDEFLK, from the coding sequence ATGAACTTAGCGCAATTTACCATCGGGATTGAAGAGGAGTATATGATCATAGACCCTCAGACTTTTGAACTCAAAAGTCATCAGAACAGGATTGTTGAAAAGACAGAACTGGCACTGGAAGGCAAAGTAAAAGCTGAGATGCACCAGGCCGTGGTCGAGGTCGGCACCTCTATCTGTAAAAATGTTGAAGAAGCCAGACAGGATATCCGCCAGCTAAGAACCACTATTGCAGGCATCGCAGCCTCAGAGCAGCTGCTGGCCGGCGCATCCGGCACCCACCCCTTCTCTTTATGGCACAAACAGTCTATTACAGAGAATCCACGCTACCACGAAATCGTCAATGAGATGCAGGACGCCGCCAGATCTAATCTCATTTTCGGGATGCATGTACATATCGGTATAGAATCCCGGGAAATGGCGATCCATATCGCTAACTCCGTACGTTATTTTTTACCACATATCTATGCTCTTTCAACCAACTCACCATTCTGGGAAGGCAGAAATACCGGTTTCAAATCTTACCGGTCGAAAGTCTTTGATAAGTTTCCCAGAACAGGGATCCCGGATTTCTTTGAGTCCATTGAGGAGTACGACAATTATATCAAAGTGTTGGTCAAAACCAATTGTATTGATAATGCCAAAAAGATCTGGTGGGATTTGAGGGTACACCCTGTCTACAATACCATTGAGTTCAGGGTATGTGATGTCGCACTGACCACTGATGAGTGCATATCTCTGGCCGCACTGTTTCAGGCCGTTTGTGCCAAGCTCTATAAGTTGCGTACCCAGAACATGAATTACATGATCTATAAACGCTTTTTGATCAATGAGAATAAATGGCGTGCCTCCAGGTACGGATTGGACGGTCTCTTAATCGATTTTGGAAAGGAAGTAGAAGTCCCTGTAAGACTGCTGATCGGCGAGCTCCTGGAATTCATTGACGATGTAGTAGATGAACTGGGCAGCCGCAAGGCCATAGCAGACGTGGAAAAAATACTGAGAGAAGGAACCGGAGCCGATAAACAACTCAACATTTTTCAACAGACCGGCCGCTTAGAAGATGTCGTTAAATTTGTAACGGATGAGTTTTTGAAATAA